Proteins from one Oscillatoria nigro-viridis PCC 7112 genomic window:
- a CDS encoding response regulator transcription factor — protein sequence MFDKFKPLLVVLDWNLPDTTGYHLCQEMQRRTNVFVIVLSSRTDEADRLKVLSAGADDYICKPCGLAELAIRIEVVLRRMRCVTPSRIVFDRFAIDSVRREATLNDKIIKLTALEFKILHFLAIHSGQSWSRQKLIEKIWGLNCNDTGEDQVVSVHIG from the coding sequence TTGTTTGATAAATTCAAGCCACTGCTAGTAGTTCTTGATTGGAATTTGCCGGATACTACAGGCTATCACCTCTGCCAGGAAATGCAGCGCCGTACTAATGTTTTTGTGATTGTACTAAGCAGCCGCACAGACGAAGCCGATCGACTTAAAGTCCTGTCCGCAGGTGCTGATGACTATATCTGCAAACCCTGTGGTTTGGCAGAGTTGGCAATTCGTATAGAAGTTGTGTTGAGACGCATGAGGTGCGTGACTCCATCACGGATTGTATTCGATCGATTCGCGATCGATTCAGTGCGTCGAGAAGCAACACTCAACGACAAAATTATCAAGTTAACAGCCTTGGAATTTAAGATATTGCATTTTTTGGCAATCCATTCCGGTCAATCTTGGAGTCGCCAAAAGCTAATCGAAAAAATCTGGGGGTTGAACTGCAACGACACAGGAGAAGACCAAGTTGTTAGCGTGCATATCGGTTAG